In the genome of Hymenobacter cellulosivorans, one region contains:
- a CDS encoding YncE family protein translates to MLSAQPFSTLFSRFALVGGLALVLASCSDDPEEAGPLYNISKDGNNVFVLNEGKFQTPNGAVSYFSKGTKTVVDKSIFQTVNQRELGDVVQSMLVVGNQGYIVANNSKKMEVVNLTTFKTIATINNLEQPRYAVAAGTNKAYITEWVKYGSPGRVSVLDLNTNTVLKTIAVGKQPEQIVAVNGKVYVANSGENNLSVINPATDAVESTITVPDGPSSLVVDKTNAIWVLGAGFTVYDSNPPYPVLSSTPGSLTKINPTTNTVQSSLAFASNNPGGLRIDGTGTQLYYRYKGAIYRMSTSDVTLPATPLIRRSFSGLDIDPKDNTIYAAVTPSYTTSGKFIRYQGTGSATAIDSFEVNIGPNGFIFY, encoded by the coding sequence ATGCTTTCTGCACAACCCTTTTCTACCCTGTTTTCCCGCTTTGCCCTCGTCGGTGGTCTGGCGCTGGTGTTGGCCAGCTGCTCCGACGATCCGGAAGAGGCCGGGCCCTTGTACAACATCAGCAAGGACGGCAACAACGTCTTTGTGCTGAACGAGGGCAAGTTTCAAACCCCCAACGGGGCCGTTTCCTACTTCAGCAAGGGCACCAAGACGGTAGTTGATAAGAGCATTTTCCAGACCGTAAACCAGCGCGAGCTGGGCGACGTTGTACAGTCGATGCTGGTGGTGGGCAATCAGGGCTACATCGTGGCCAACAACAGCAAGAAGATGGAAGTGGTGAACCTGACCACGTTTAAGACCATTGCCACCATCAACAATCTGGAGCAGCCCCGCTATGCCGTGGCGGCCGGCACCAACAAAGCCTATATCACCGAGTGGGTGAAGTACGGCAGCCCGGGCCGGGTATCGGTGCTGGATTTGAATACGAACACGGTGCTCAAGACCATTGCTGTTGGCAAGCAGCCCGAGCAGATCGTGGCCGTGAACGGCAAGGTGTACGTGGCCAACTCCGGGGAAAACAACCTGAGCGTTATCAACCCAGCTACTGATGCCGTGGAAAGCACCATCACGGTACCCGACGGTCCTAGCAGCCTCGTGGTCGACAAGACAAATGCCATCTGGGTGCTCGGCGCGGGCTTTACCGTGTACGATTCCAACCCGCCTTACCCCGTGCTGTCGTCTACGCCCGGCAGCCTGACCAAGATTAACCCGACGACCAACACGGTGCAGTCGAGCCTGGCTTTTGCCAGCAACAACCCCGGCGGCCTGCGCATCGACGGCACGGGCACCCAGCTTTACTACCGCTACAAGGGCGCTATCTACCGCATGAGCACCTCGGACGTCACGCTGCCGGCTACCCCACTGATCCGGCGCAGCTTCAGCGGCCTCGACATTGACCCCAAGGACAACACCATCTACGCGGCCGTTACGCCTTCCTACACCACGTCCGGCAAGTTTATCCGCTACCAGGGTACGGGTTCGGCCACGGCCATCGACTCGTTTGAGGTCAACATCGGTCCCAACGGCTTTATCTTCTATTAA
- a CDS encoding helix-turn-helix domain-containing protein, which produces MKTTLLHIKNMVCPRCIDAVRHLLEQAGYRPTEVTLGQAQLDHSTPADPAVLAPILHEAGFEVLMGRADQLTEQIKGALTEYLEHLRTARMPLTTSAFLTERFAATYSHLSKVFSRTANLTIEKYLIRLKIERVKEMLSYGEMTLSEIADQMRYSSGQHLSNQFRQVTGRSVSEFRRDLMPKRLSLDQLA; this is translated from the coding sequence GTGAAAACGACGCTCCTCCACATTAAGAACATGGTGTGCCCTCGCTGCATCGACGCAGTGCGCCACCTTCTCGAACAGGCCGGCTACCGCCCGACTGAGGTGACTCTCGGCCAGGCCCAGCTCGACCACAGCACGCCCGCCGACCCGGCCGTGCTGGCCCCGATTCTGCACGAAGCTGGCTTTGAGGTGCTCATGGGCCGCGCCGACCAGCTCACCGAGCAAATCAAGGGGGCGCTGACTGAATACCTGGAACACCTGCGCACGGCCCGCATGCCCCTGACGACTTCGGCCTTCCTGACCGAGCGGTTTGCGGCCACTTACTCGCACCTGAGCAAGGTGTTTTCGCGCACGGCTAATCTGACGATTGAGAAATACCTGATTCGCCTCAAAATCGAGCGGGTTAAGGAAATGCTGAGCTACGGCGAAATGACGCTAAGCGAAATTGCCGACCAGATGCGCTATAGCAGCGGCCAGCACCTGAGCAACCAGTTTCGCCAGGTTACAGGCCGTTCGGTCAGTGAATTCCGCCGGGACCTGATGCCCAAGCGTCTTTCCCTGGACCAGTTGGCGTAA
- a CDS encoding B12-binding domain-containing radical SAM protein, with protein MASPRILLITPPLTQLNTPYPATPYIKGFLGGRGYQVTQADLGLELVLKLFSAEGLRRVFAEIEAGSFELSDNARRMVRLQRSYLATIGPVIRFLQNKDTTLASRICHSRFLPEAARFDNIADLEAAFGTLGLNDQARHLATLYLEDLGDLIKETVGPQFGFSRYAERLGMSATSFDAMHEALQTAPNLLDRMLLELMDELVVRVEPDVVGFSVPFPGNLYGALRLAGRVKELRPQAKTLMGGGYPNTELRQIKEPRFFDYIDFLTLDDGEGPWLRLLEYISWQLSVVSCQVEEPAYAGQAERNPAHQNDLTRDNQQLPTKTLQRTFLRNEAGVVEYINHPYPDVPHTEVGTPDYSDLPLSEYLSVIEVLNPMHRLWSDGRWNKLTIAHGCYWKRCSFCDVTLDYISRYETAPATLLVDRIEQIVAQTGQTGFHFVDEAAPPLALRDLAVELLKRQVNITWWGNIRFEKTFTPDLCRLLAASGCIAVSGGLEVASDRLLALMEKGVTIAQVARVTDGFTQAGIMVHAYLMYGFPTQTAQETVDALEVVRQLFGAGIVQSGYWHRFAMTAHSPVGKNPAKYQVVPIGPEPGDFAWNDLWHDDPTGTDHEKFGPGLAKALYNYMHGVALNEPLSFWFDFKTPHPKVPRQLIQQALQDSGKPDFAKQNQRLFWLGNAPELRYTDAKKGQRAVLTFYEQAEDFEVKTNAELGPWLHKLLTSLATDYDTKLLVKEAAASFPASVAGMSFEAFLASYAWQLLREKGLLIL; from the coding sequence ATTGCCTCGCCCCGAATCCTGCTCATTACTCCGCCGCTTACGCAGCTGAACACGCCCTATCCGGCCACGCCCTACATCAAGGGGTTTCTCGGCGGCCGGGGCTACCAGGTAACCCAGGCCGACCTGGGGTTGGAGCTGGTGCTGAAGCTGTTTTCGGCGGAAGGACTGCGGCGGGTGTTTGCCGAAATCGAGGCCGGCAGCTTTGAGCTCAGCGACAATGCCCGGCGCATGGTGCGGCTGCAGCGCAGCTATTTGGCGACTATTGGGCCGGTCATCCGGTTTTTGCAGAACAAAGACACGACCCTGGCTTCGCGCATCTGCCACAGCCGCTTTCTGCCCGAAGCTGCCCGCTTCGACAACATTGCCGACCTGGAAGCGGCTTTCGGCACCCTGGGCCTCAACGACCAGGCCCGCCACCTGGCTACGCTCTACCTCGAAGACCTCGGAGACCTGATTAAGGAAACCGTCGGGCCGCAGTTCGGCTTTTCGCGCTACGCCGAGCGCCTGGGCATGTCGGCCACCTCGTTCGACGCCATGCATGAGGCCTTGCAAACCGCGCCCAACCTGCTGGACCGGATGTTGCTGGAGCTCATGGACGAGCTGGTGGTCCGCGTTGAGCCCGACGTGGTAGGCTTTTCGGTGCCGTTTCCCGGCAACCTGTACGGGGCTTTGCGGCTGGCCGGTCGGGTAAAGGAATTGCGCCCCCAGGCCAAAACCCTGATGGGCGGCGGCTACCCCAACACCGAGCTGCGCCAGATTAAAGAGCCCCGCTTCTTCGACTACATCGACTTCCTGACTCTGGACGACGGCGAAGGCCCCTGGCTGCGCCTGCTGGAGTATATTAGCTGGCAGTTGTCCGTTGTTAGTTGTCAGGTTGAAGAACCCGCATACGCCGGGCAAGCAGAGCGTAACCCAGCCCACCAGAACGACCTAACAAGGGACAACCAACAACTGCCAACTAAAACCCTGCAGCGCACATTCCTGCGCAACGAGGCAGGCGTCGTGGAGTATATCAACCACCCGTACCCCGACGTTCCGCACACCGAAGTCGGCACGCCTGACTACAGCGACTTGCCGCTGAGCGAATACCTATCGGTCATTGAGGTGCTCAACCCCATGCACCGGCTCTGGAGCGACGGGCGCTGGAACAAGCTCACCATTGCCCACGGCTGCTACTGGAAGCGCTGCTCCTTCTGCGACGTAACCCTGGACTACATTTCCCGCTACGAAACCGCCCCGGCCACCCTGCTCGTGGACCGGATTGAGCAGATTGTAGCGCAAACTGGCCAGACCGGCTTTCACTTCGTGGATGAGGCCGCCCCGCCCCTGGCCCTGCGCGACCTGGCTGTGGAGCTCCTCAAGCGGCAGGTGAATATTACGTGGTGGGGCAACATCCGCTTCGAGAAAACCTTCACCCCCGACTTGTGCCGCCTGCTGGCCGCTTCGGGCTGCATTGCCGTGAGCGGCGGGCTGGAAGTGGCTTCGGACCGGCTCTTGGCCCTGATGGAAAAAGGCGTCACTATTGCCCAAGTAGCGCGGGTTACCGACGGCTTTACCCAGGCCGGTATCATGGTACATGCTTACCTGATGTACGGTTTCCCAACCCAGACTGCCCAGGAAACCGTGGACGCGCTGGAAGTGGTCCGGCAGCTGTTTGGGGCAGGTATCGTGCAAAGCGGCTACTGGCACCGCTTCGCCATGACGGCCCACTCCCCCGTGGGAAAAAATCCGGCTAAGTACCAAGTGGTGCCCATCGGGCCCGAGCCCGGCGACTTCGCCTGGAACGACCTGTGGCACGACGACCCCACCGGCACCGACCACGAGAAATTCGGCCCGGGCCTAGCGAAGGCACTCTACAACTACATGCATGGTGTGGCTCTGAATGAGCCCCTGAGTTTCTGGTTCGACTTCAAGACGCCCCACCCGAAAGTGCCCCGCCAGCTGATTCAGCAAGCCCTGCAGGATTCCGGCAAGCCCGATTTCGCCAAGCAGAACCAACGCTTGTTCTGGCTGGGCAATGCGCCCGAGCTGCGCTACACCGACGCCAAAAAAGGCCAACGCGCCGTGCTGACGTTCTATGAGCAAGCGGAGGACTTCGAGGTAAAAACCAATGCCGAGCTGGGTCCGTGGCTGCATAAGCTGCTCACCAGCCTAGCCACGGATTACGATACTAAGCTCCTGGTAAAAGAAGCTGCGGCCAGCTTCCCGGCCAGCGTAGCCGGCATGAGCTTCGAAGCCTTCTTGGCCTCCTATGCTTGGCAACTGCTGCGTGAAAAAGGCTTATTGATTCTGTAG
- a CDS encoding GNAT family N-acetyltransferase encodes MSSPLRITVAKRTPAVAAQLADLGRQTFHDTFAADNTAEDMMAFLAATFSEEKQLAELNDPQTTFLMAHMQQEPVAYAKLRLGSELGLEEGKDATGRLEIERLYVRQDWIGTGLGAALMRRAIEEARQHKCRTVVLGVWERNQSAIEFYCRFGFKEIGKHEFRVGQDIQTDLILRKGL; translated from the coding sequence ATGTCTTCTCCGCTTCGAATTACCGTTGCCAAACGCACCCCGGCCGTAGCCGCCCAGCTGGCGGACTTGGGCCGGCAAACCTTCCACGACACCTTTGCTGCCGATAACACCGCCGAGGATATGATGGCTTTCCTGGCTGCTACCTTCAGCGAGGAAAAGCAGCTGGCCGAGCTCAACGACCCGCAAACGACCTTTCTGATGGCCCACATGCAGCAGGAGCCGGTGGCTTACGCCAAGCTGCGGCTGGGTTCCGAGCTAGGGCTGGAGGAAGGCAAGGACGCAACGGGCCGCCTGGAAATTGAGCGGCTGTACGTACGCCAGGACTGGATTGGCACCGGCCTGGGCGCAGCCCTGATGCGGCGGGCCATTGAGGAAGCCCGGCAGCACAAGTGCCGCACGGTGGTACTGGGCGTGTGGGAGCGGAATCAGTCGGCTATTGAGTTTTACTGCCGCTTCGGCTTTAAGGAAATCGGCAAGCATGAGTTTCGGGTGGGGCAGGATATTCAGACGGACCTGATTTTGCGCAAGGGGCTGTAA
- a CDS encoding NAD(P)-dependent oxidoreductase: protein MKILIFGASGATGRQLVQQALDQQFSVTAFVRDPAKLALQHPNLRVVQGDVLKPETVEAAIPGQEAVLLALGVKKNQSGDTTLSDGTQHIIECMRKYGVPRLICESSLGVGSSKNEVGFLFGKVVAPLFLKHIMADKERQEALIQHSGLDWTIVRPAGLTNGKATGGYKVALSFAKAKIKGRVSRADVAQFMLKQLATDAFTGRAVGISY from the coding sequence ATGAAAATCCTCATTTTCGGTGCTTCCGGCGCTACTGGCCGCCAATTGGTGCAGCAGGCCCTCGACCAGCAGTTCAGCGTCACGGCCTTTGTGCGCGACCCGGCCAAGCTCGCTCTGCAGCACCCGAACCTGCGGGTGGTACAGGGGGATGTACTGAAGCCCGAAACAGTGGAGGCTGCCATACCCGGACAAGAGGCTGTGCTGCTGGCCTTGGGCGTGAAGAAAAACCAGTCGGGCGACACGACCCTGTCGGATGGCACTCAGCACATCATTGAGTGCATGCGCAAATACGGGGTGCCGCGGCTGATCTGCGAATCGTCGTTGGGCGTGGGCAGCAGCAAAAACGAAGTCGGCTTTCTGTTCGGGAAAGTAGTGGCCCCGCTGTTTCTGAAGCACATTATGGCCGACAAGGAACGGCAGGAGGCCCTGATTCAGCACAGCGGCCTGGACTGGACCATCGTGCGGCCCGCGGGACTCACCAATGGCAAGGCCACCGGCGGCTATAAAGTGGCGCTGAGTTTTGCCAAGGCCAAAATCAAGGGCCGGGTGTCGCGGGCCGATGTTGCGCAGTTTATGCTCAAGCAGCTCGCCACCGATGCCTTTACCGGCCGGGCCGTGGGAATTTCGTATTAA